In one Cellulomonas sp. JZ18 genomic region, the following are encoded:
- a CDS encoding extracellular solute-binding protein encodes MARTTRSRRTRTPGQAHGRRTLTTTTVAVAASALVLAGCTGGDDDGGEATGGGGEELSVLVVKHPLTRAMTDMAWVAELEEAADVSISWEEVTADWDQKKSTMLAAGDTPDLIIGVNAITDADLATFRTLFEDLSDDLDAMPNVRAMLEEVDGAKEMATQADGAVYALPSWKEFWPQAITRQYINQQWLDNLGLAMPTTWDELYDVLVAFEEQDANGNGDPADEIPFDWSPVGTTGYGYFQPTALLGSLGLPITGGGGAGYFVEDGEVGNFLADERWKEVLTFLNRAYEAGLVNQDVITQDYSAYQSVARGSGDTAAVGFSWGWTASDRFGARLAPQYTSMAPLLAEEGQDEPLTWSYDFENLTANHVVVSAQSDAKDAALRVVDAFYDQDMSVQVLFGDFGTNVEKVDDDTYRVLPPADGTSDPSSWKWTSTLADFGPMWIREGIDLSLPADLAEAVEQSEPLEEAVANVDPDEDVLPPYLKMSTEDLSTLALNNSTILNLTQTKFAEFVTAGGIEEGWDAYVAQLEASGLQQNVDLYQKYYDESQG; translated from the coding sequence ATGGCTCGCACCACCCGCTCCCGGCGGACCCGCACGCCGGGCCAGGCGCACGGGCGCCGCACGCTCACGACGACGACGGTCGCCGTCGCCGCGTCCGCCCTGGTCCTCGCGGGCTGCACGGGCGGCGACGACGACGGCGGGGAGGCCACGGGGGGCGGCGGCGAGGAGCTGAGCGTCCTCGTCGTCAAGCACCCGCTCACCCGCGCGATGACCGACATGGCGTGGGTCGCCGAGCTCGAGGAGGCGGCGGACGTCTCGATCTCCTGGGAGGAGGTCACGGCGGACTGGGACCAGAAGAAGTCGACGATGCTCGCCGCCGGGGACACCCCCGACCTCATCATCGGCGTCAACGCGATCACCGACGCCGACCTGGCGACCTTCCGCACGCTGTTCGAGGACCTGAGCGACGACCTCGACGCCATGCCGAACGTCCGCGCGATGCTCGAGGAGGTCGACGGCGCGAAGGAGATGGCCACCCAGGCGGACGGTGCCGTCTACGCGCTGCCGAGCTGGAAGGAGTTCTGGCCGCAGGCGATCACGCGGCAGTACATCAACCAGCAGTGGCTGGACAACCTGGGCCTGGCGATGCCGACCACGTGGGACGAGCTGTACGACGTCCTGGTCGCCTTCGAGGAGCAGGACGCGAACGGCAACGGCGACCCGGCCGACGAGATCCCGTTCGACTGGTCGCCGGTCGGGACCACCGGCTACGGCTACTTCCAGCCGACCGCGCTGCTCGGGAGCCTGGGCCTGCCGATCACCGGCGGCGGGGGTGCGGGCTACTTCGTCGAGGACGGCGAGGTCGGCAACTTCCTCGCAGACGAGCGGTGGAAGGAGGTGCTGACCTTCCTCAACCGCGCCTACGAGGCCGGGCTGGTCAACCAGGACGTCATCACGCAGGACTACTCGGCCTACCAGTCGGTCGCGCGCGGCTCCGGCGACACCGCGGCCGTCGGCTTCAGCTGGGGCTGGACCGCGTCCGACCGGTTCGGCGCCCGGCTCGCCCCCCAGTACACGTCGATGGCCCCGCTGCTGGCCGAGGAGGGGCAGGACGAGCCCCTCACGTGGAGCTACGACTTCGAGAACCTCACCGCGAACCACGTCGTCGTGTCCGCGCAGTCGGACGCGAAGGACGCGGCCCTGCGGGTGGTCGACGCGTTCTACGACCAGGACATGTCGGTCCAGGTGCTGTTCGGCGACTTCGGCACCAACGTCGAGAAGGTCGACGACGACACCTACCGGGTGCTGCCGCCCGCGGACGGCACGAGCGACCCGTCGAGCTGGAAGTGGACGTCGACGCTGGCGGACTTCGGCCCCATGTGGATCCGCGAGGGGATCGACCTGTCGTTGCCCGCCGACCTGGCCGAGGCGGTCGAGCAGAGCGAGCCGCTCGAGGAGGCCGTCGCGAACGTCGACCCCGACGAGGACGTCCTGCCGCCCTACCTGAAGATGAGCACCGAGGACCTGAGCACCCTGGCGCTCAACAACTCCACGATCCTCAACCTCACCCAGACCAAGTTCGCGGAGTTCGTCACCGCCGGCGGCATCGAGGAGGGCTGGGACGCCTACGTCGCCCAGCTCGAGGCCTCGGGGCTGCAGCAGAACGTCGACCTCTACCAGAAGTACTACGACGAGTCGCAGGGCTAG
- a CDS encoding ABC transporter permease subunit: MVPNFLSLFGVTGTNFLGDPDAFVPVYVISEVWQHCGWNSIIYLAALSSIDTHLYEAARVDGASRPQIIRHIDLPALVPTMVVLFILNMGGVLNAGFEKIFLMQNPLNLQASEVISTYVYKIGILQSQFSYSTAIGLFNTVINFAFLVLTNQLAKKFANTSLW, translated from the coding sequence GTGGTCCCGAACTTCCTGTCGCTGTTCGGCGTCACCGGCACGAACTTCCTGGGCGACCCCGACGCGTTCGTGCCGGTCTACGTCATCTCGGAGGTGTGGCAGCACTGCGGGTGGAACAGCATCATCTACCTCGCCGCGCTCTCCAGCATCGACACCCACCTGTACGAGGCGGCGCGCGTCGACGGCGCGAGCCGCCCGCAGATCATCCGGCACATCGACCTGCCCGCCCTCGTGCCGACGATGGTCGTGCTGTTCATCCTCAACATGGGCGGGGTGCTCAACGCGGGCTTCGAGAAGATCTTCCTGATGCAGAACCCGCTCAACCTGCAGGCGTCGGAGGTCATCTCCACGTACGTCTACAAGATCGGCATCCTGCAGAGCCAGTTCAGCTACTCGACGGCCATCGGCCTGTTCAACACGGTCATCAACTTCGCCTTCCTGGTGCTGACGAACCAGCTCGCCAAGAAGTTCGCGAACACGAGCCTGTGGTGA
- a CDS encoding carbohydrate ABC transporter permease — translation MTTTSRPHLRHRTPGDLLFSIALGTTVALVLFATVYPIWFVTVASVSDPTMVATGRVWLFPQGFSLFGYEQILADDRIWTGYRNTLLYTVVGTALNLVVTLPAAYALSRREFAPRKPLMFFFAFTMFFSGGLIPTYLLYRDLNLLDNWLVFVIPSALNVYNLIIARAFFEHSLPEELFEAATLDGVGYFRFFLSMALPLSKAIIAVIGLYYLVQHWNDFFTGLIFVRDYDKQPLQIVLRDILLSNQAFAGGAGGAGGSSGGEYAQQFADQIKYGVIIVSTLPVLLVYPFIQKYFEKGVMVGSVKG, via the coding sequence ATGACGACGACGTCGCGGCCGCACCTGCGGCACCGCACGCCCGGCGACCTGCTGTTCTCGATCGCGCTCGGCACGACCGTCGCGCTCGTGCTGTTCGCGACGGTCTACCCGATCTGGTTCGTGACCGTCGCCTCCGTCAGCGACCCCACGATGGTCGCGACCGGGCGGGTGTGGCTGTTCCCGCAGGGGTTCAGCCTGTTCGGGTACGAGCAGATCCTCGCCGACGACCGCATCTGGACCGGGTACCGCAACACGCTGCTGTACACCGTGGTCGGCACCGCGCTGAACCTCGTGGTGACCCTGCCGGCGGCGTACGCGCTCTCGCGCCGGGAGTTCGCTCCGCGCAAGCCGCTCATGTTCTTCTTCGCGTTCACCATGTTCTTCAGCGGCGGGCTGATCCCGACCTACCTGCTCTACCGCGACCTGAACCTGCTGGACAACTGGCTGGTGTTCGTCATCCCGTCCGCGCTGAACGTCTACAACCTCATCATCGCGCGGGCGTTCTTCGAGCACTCGTTGCCCGAGGAGCTGTTCGAGGCGGCGACGCTCGACGGCGTCGGCTACTTCCGGTTCTTCCTGTCGATGGCGCTGCCGCTCTCGAAGGCGATCATCGCGGTGATCGGGCTGTACTACCTCGTGCAGCACTGGAACGACTTCTTCACGGGCCTGATCTTCGTGCGCGACTACGACAAGCAGCCGCTGCAGATCGTGCTGCGGGACATCCTGCTGTCCAACCAGGCCTTCGCGGGCGGTGCCGGCGGCGCCGGGGGATCCAGCGGCGGGGAGTACGCGCAGCAGTTCGCCGACCAGATCAAGTACGGCGTCATCATCGTCTCGACGCTGCCGGTGCTGCTCGTCTACCCGTTCATCCAGAAGTACTTCGAGAAGGGCGTCATGGTCGGGTCGGTGAAGGGCTGA
- a CDS encoding YesL family protein yields MGRVLGWHTRVGDLGLRLLVLHLLWIAWTLRGGVVLGLLPATAAVQAVVRRDVLHGTDDPDRGPLRQEFAAAWRRELVPANVLGYVVAGGWAVLLLDRRLLGVADLGVAGPVLAGLLTVLTVVAFAVTAVLPALAAHFDEGPARLLRRALVLVAARPAHALAHTVVVGAVLCLYYLVPGLVPVLGVALPAYLSFTTLWGSGVLPAPARPAAPRPVPSHLARRAT; encoded by the coding sequence ATGGGTCGCGTGCTCGGGTGGCACACCCGCGTCGGGGACCTGGGTCTTCGCCTGCTCGTGCTGCACCTGCTGTGGATCGCCTGGACGCTGCGGGGCGGCGTCGTGCTCGGCCTGCTCCCGGCCACCGCGGCCGTGCAGGCGGTCGTGCGGCGGGACGTGCTGCACGGCACGGACGACCCGGACCGGGGCCCGCTGCGGCAGGAGTTCGCCGCGGCCTGGCGCCGCGAGCTCGTCCCGGCCAACGTCCTCGGGTACGTCGTGGCCGGCGGGTGGGCCGTGCTGCTCCTCGACCGGCGGCTGCTCGGCGTCGCGGACCTCGGCGTTGCCGGGCCGGTCCTGGCCGGGCTGCTGACGGTGCTCACCGTGGTCGCCTTCGCCGTCACGGCCGTGCTGCCGGCGCTCGCCGCGCACTTCGACGAGGGGCCGGCTCGTCTGCTGCGGCGGGCCCTCGTGCTCGTGGCGGCGCGCCCGGCCCACGCGCTGGCGCACACCGTGGTCGTGGGTGCGGTCCTGTGCCTGTACTACCTCGTCCCCGGGCTCGTGCCGGTGCTCGGCGTCGCGCTGCCCGCCTACCTGTCGTTCACGACGCTGTGGGGCAGCGGCGTGCTGCCGGCGCCCGCACGCCCCGCCGCGCCGCGACCCGTCCCGTCCCACCTGGCGAGGAGAGCCACGTGA
- a CDS encoding TIM-barrel domain-containing protein, with protein MTRPFDVHAATLVWRGGGETLVVEPWGSDSVRVRSALGDVVDADWALLPPDPAAHADAAVVVDGDRATLTNGRLRVVATASSGTDWQTGALAHDCRLAFEDADGRPLFSEVGTGGALKVRARTYRPLPGGGVRAGLALAAPADEHLAGMGQYQQDMLDLKGSTLELAQRNSQASVPFVVSSAGYGFLWHNPAVGRATFGANRTEWEAESCRQIDYWVTAGATPADISRRYAQATGHAPMMPEHGLGFWQCKLRYSSQAELLAVAREHVGRGLPLDVIVADFFHWPHLGDYRFEDEFWPDPAAMVAELRELGVELMVSVWPQVSLDSENFAEMAQRNLLVSANRGIDVQMWFGGPSRFVDVTNPQARAFLWDRCREGYARHGVRLFWLDEAEPEYGVYDLDAYRYHQGQALEVGNLYPQAFSRAFWEGQTADGETEVVNLVRCAWAGSQRYGALVWSGDIHSDFPTLRRQVVAGVHMGVAGIPWFTTDIGGFGGGRTDDPAFHELLVRWFQVGTFLPVMRLHGDRVPASPVRAADGSPRNPTGAGNELWSFGDDVYDVLARYVHLREDLRDYTRGLMAAAHADGQPVMRGLFHEFPDDPEAWRVADQYLYGPSLLVAPVLEAGATARRVWLPAGARWTSLVTGDVHEGGRWVDVDAPLATVPVFARDGALAHLVGRIPPA; from the coding sequence GTGACCCGGCCGTTCGACGTGCACGCCGCCACCCTCGTCTGGCGCGGGGGCGGCGAGACCCTGGTCGTCGAGCCGTGGGGGAGCGACAGCGTGCGGGTGCGTTCCGCGCTGGGCGACGTGGTCGACGCCGACTGGGCGCTCCTGCCGCCGGACCCGGCCGCGCACGCCGACGCCGCGGTCGTCGTGGACGGCGACCGTGCGACCCTGACGAACGGGCGGCTGCGGGTGGTCGCGACCGCGTCCAGCGGCACGGACTGGCAGACCGGGGCACTCGCCCACGACTGCCGCCTCGCGTTCGAGGACGCCGACGGCCGACCCCTGTTCTCCGAGGTGGGCACGGGGGGCGCGCTCAAGGTGCGCGCGCGCACCTACCGCCCGCTGCCCGGCGGCGGCGTCCGCGCGGGCCTCGCCCTCGCCGCCCCTGCGGACGAGCACCTGGCGGGGATGGGCCAGTACCAGCAGGACATGCTCGACCTCAAGGGCTCCACGCTCGAGCTGGCGCAGCGCAACTCGCAGGCGAGCGTGCCGTTCGTCGTCTCGAGCGCGGGCTACGGGTTCCTGTGGCACAACCCCGCGGTCGGGCGCGCGACGTTCGGCGCGAACCGCACCGAGTGGGAGGCCGAGAGCTGCCGGCAGATCGACTACTGGGTCACCGCGGGCGCGACGCCCGCCGACATCAGCCGGCGGTACGCGCAGGCCACCGGGCACGCGCCGATGATGCCCGAGCACGGGCTGGGCTTCTGGCAGTGCAAGCTGCGCTACTCCAGCCAGGCCGAGCTGCTCGCGGTGGCGCGCGAGCACGTCGGGCGCGGCCTGCCGCTCGACGTGATCGTCGCGGACTTCTTCCACTGGCCCCACCTGGGGGACTACCGGTTCGAGGACGAGTTCTGGCCGGACCCGGCGGCCATGGTCGCCGAGCTGCGCGAGCTGGGCGTCGAGCTCATGGTCTCGGTCTGGCCCCAGGTGTCGCTCGACTCGGAGAACTTCGCCGAGATGGCGCAGCGCAACCTGCTCGTGAGCGCGAACCGCGGCATCGACGTGCAGATGTGGTTCGGTGGCCCGAGCCGGTTCGTCGACGTCACGAACCCGCAGGCCCGGGCGTTCCTGTGGGACCGCTGCCGGGAGGGGTACGCGCGGCACGGCGTCCGGCTGTTCTGGCTCGACGAGGCCGAGCCGGAGTACGGCGTCTACGACCTGGACGCCTACCGGTACCACCAGGGTCAGGCCCTCGAGGTCGGCAACCTCTACCCGCAGGCGTTCTCGCGCGCGTTCTGGGAGGGGCAGACGGCGGACGGGGAGACCGAGGTCGTCAACCTCGTGCGGTGCGCGTGGGCCGGGTCCCAGCGGTACGGCGCGCTCGTGTGGTCGGGGGACATCCACTCCGACTTCCCGACGCTGCGCCGCCAGGTCGTCGCCGGCGTCCACATGGGCGTGGCCGGCATCCCGTGGTTCACGACCGACATCGGCGGCTTCGGGGGCGGGCGCACCGACGACCCCGCCTTCCACGAGCTGCTGGTCCGCTGGTTCCAGGTCGGGACCTTCCTGCCGGTGATGCGCCTGCACGGGGACCGGGTCCCCGCGAGCCCCGTCCGCGCGGCCGACGGCTCGCCGCGCAACCCCACCGGCGCGGGGAACGAGCTGTGGTCGTTCGGCGACGACGTGTACGACGTCCTCGCCCGGTACGTGCACCTGCGGGAGGACCTGCGCGACTACACGCGTGGGCTCATGGCCGCCGCCCACGCCGACGGGCAGCCGGTGATGCGCGGGCTGTTCCACGAGTTCCCGGACGACCCCGAGGCGTGGCGGGTCGCCGACCAGTACCTCTACGGACCCTCGCTGCTGGTGGCACCGGTGCTCGAGGCGGGCGCCACGGCACGCCGCGTGTGGCTGCCGGCCGGCGCGCGGTGGACCTCGCTGGTCACGGGCGACGTCCACGAGGGCGGCCGCTGGGTCGACGTCGACGCGCCGCTCGCCACGGTGCCGGTGTTCGCCCGCGACGGCGCCCTGGCGCACCTGGTGGGCCGCATCCCGCCGGCGTGA
- a CDS encoding beta-L-arabinofuranosidase domain-containing protein, which yields MQHVQLSTAPASGAAPAPRSPGRRRTFPLDAVRLLDGPFKDAQDADVRYVLALDPDRLCVPYLREAGLATDAPGYGNWEGDGMGGHMAGHYLSACAQLWAATGDPRLRDRVEQVLDVLERCRDAVGTGYVGGVPDGARLGEELASGVVDADTFSLNGRWVPLYNLHKTVAGLLDAATHARSARALALAVGWADWWLSVSGAMSDDDFEEMLTTEFGGMADTFAGLAEVTGRADLLAEAQRFAHRRLLEPLAAGRDELDGLHANTQIAKVVGYARLAALTGADRYRDAADTFWRTVTGRRTVAIGGNSVREHFHAADDFAATVTERQGPETCNTYNMLKLTALRFDATGDPALLDFYERATFNHVLSSQHPVRGGFVYFTPLRPAHYRVYSQPGTSMWCCVGSGMENHATYGRLVFSREGDDLAVNLYLGAELDWAERGVRVRLEADLLRSDTAVVRVSAAEPVELGLRLRRPGWAHAVDVSVDGLPAEAVEDGGYLVVRRTWSGDRTVTVRLAAGLAAEPLPDGSPWFAYRWGPVVLAGRDGVDGQDGLRAGEERMGHVASGPLRPLAQTPVVVAQGDPACAASLVSRDPLAVDLTAWAPGADAPAAVRLEPFASVHDERYTVYWPVGADPDVRRAELAGLDAAEASEAVVLDQVVAGEQQPESDHAFAGERTRAHVAGSTRSRSATGWFAYTLRDPARAGEVLRLSWLPADPGDRRAHEVRVGGEVVRPVASRADGGVVHEDYAVAADARDADGRVHVAVHGRDGRATPELLRVLLLAGTA from the coding sequence ATGCAGCACGTACAGCTGTCGACCGCACCGGCGTCCGGTGCGGCGCCCGCCCCGAGGTCCCCCGGGAGGCGGCGGACGTTCCCCCTGGACGCCGTCCGCCTGCTCGACGGCCCCTTCAAGGACGCGCAGGACGCGGACGTCCGCTACGTGCTGGCGCTCGACCCCGACCGCCTGTGCGTGCCGTACCTGCGCGAGGCAGGGCTGGCGACGGACGCACCGGGCTACGGCAACTGGGAGGGCGACGGCATGGGCGGCCACATGGCCGGCCACTACCTGTCCGCGTGCGCGCAGCTGTGGGCCGCCACGGGCGACCCGCGGCTGCGGGACCGCGTCGAGCAGGTCCTCGACGTCCTCGAGCGGTGCCGGGACGCGGTCGGCACCGGGTACGTCGGCGGCGTCCCGGACGGTGCCCGGCTCGGGGAGGAGCTCGCCTCGGGGGTCGTGGACGCGGACACGTTCAGCCTCAACGGCCGCTGGGTGCCGCTGTACAACCTGCACAAGACGGTCGCGGGCCTGCTCGACGCCGCGACCCACGCCCGCTCGGCGCGGGCCCTCGCGCTCGCGGTGGGATGGGCCGACTGGTGGCTGTCGGTCAGCGGCGCGATGTCCGACGACGACTTCGAGGAGATGCTGACGACGGAGTTCGGCGGCATGGCGGACACGTTCGCGGGCCTCGCGGAGGTCACGGGCCGGGCCGACCTGCTCGCGGAGGCGCAGCGGTTCGCGCACCGCCGGCTGCTCGAGCCGCTCGCGGCGGGGCGCGACGAGCTCGACGGCCTCCACGCGAACACGCAGATCGCGAAGGTGGTCGGGTACGCGCGACTGGCCGCGCTGACCGGCGCGGACCGGTACCGCGACGCGGCGGACACCTTCTGGCGGACCGTGACAGGGCGGCGCACGGTGGCGATCGGCGGCAACAGCGTCCGCGAGCACTTCCACGCCGCGGACGACTTCGCGGCCACGGTGACCGAGCGCCAGGGCCCGGAGACGTGCAACACCTACAACATGCTCAAGCTGACGGCGCTGCGCTTCGACGCCACGGGCGACCCCGCGCTGCTCGACTTCTACGAGCGCGCGACGTTCAACCACGTGCTGTCCTCGCAGCACCCGGTGCGCGGCGGGTTCGTCTACTTCACGCCCCTGCGACCCGCGCACTACCGCGTGTACTCGCAGCCGGGCACGTCGATGTGGTGCTGCGTCGGCTCCGGGATGGAGAACCACGCCACGTACGGCCGCCTCGTCTTCTCCCGCGAGGGCGACGACCTCGCGGTGAACCTGTACCTCGGTGCCGAGCTCGACTGGGCGGAGCGCGGGGTCCGGGTGCGCCTCGAGGCGGACCTGCTGCGCTCGGACACGGCCGTCGTGCGGGTGTCCGCAGCCGAGCCGGTGGAGCTCGGGCTGCGGCTGCGGCGCCCCGGCTGGGCGCACGCGGTCGACGTGTCGGTCGACGGGCTCCCCGCGGAGGCCGTCGAGGACGGCGGCTACCTGGTGGTGCGCCGGACCTGGTCCGGCGACCGGACCGTGACGGTGCGTCTCGCGGCCGGGCTGGCCGCCGAGCCGCTGCCGGACGGGTCGCCCTGGTTCGCGTACCGGTGGGGGCCGGTGGTGCTGGCCGGCCGCGACGGGGTCGACGGGCAGGACGGTCTGCGTGCGGGCGAGGAGCGGATGGGGCACGTCGCGTCCGGGCCGCTGCGTCCCCTCGCGCAGACCCCGGTCGTCGTGGCGCAGGGGGACCCGGCGTGCGCGGCCTCGCTGGTGTCCCGTGACCCGCTGGCCGTGGACCTCACCGCCTGGGCGCCGGGCGCCGACGCGCCCGCCGCAGTGCGGCTCGAGCCCTTCGCGTCCGTCCACGACGAGCGGTACACGGTGTACTGGCCTGTGGGAGCCGACCCGGACGTGCGGCGCGCCGAGCTCGCCGGCCTCGACGCCGCGGAGGCGTCCGAGGCCGTCGTCCTCGACCAGGTGGTCGCGGGGGAGCAGCAGCCCGAGTCCGACCACGCCTTCGCGGGCGAGCGCACGCGCGCGCACGTCGCGGGCAGCACGCGCAGCCGCAGCGCCACCGGCTGGTTCGCGTACACCCTGCGCGACCCCGCCCGTGCGGGCGAGGTCCTGCGGCTGAGCTGGCTTCCCGCGGACCCGGGGGACCGCCGCGCGCACGAGGTCCGCGTCGGTGGTGAGGTGGTCCGGCCCGTCGCGTCCCGGGCGGACGGGGGCGTCGTGCACGAGGACTACGCGGTGGCCGCCGACGCGCGCGACGCCGACGGCCGCGTGCACGTCGCGGTGCACGGCCGGGACGGGCGGGCGACCCCGGAGCTGCTGCGGGTGCTCCTGCTCGCGGGCACGGCCTGA
- a CDS encoding OsmC family protein produces MADLSPLGVSASAGTLRGPGVTLAHAWTPQGVAADPVTNGAQVLHLAVAVCVLNDVYREARALGVEVRGVRVVADGGFDEAWRSTGVTYRVQVDGPTSADAERLLARVDEVAEVPRALRFGVPVARA; encoded by the coding sequence ATGGCGGACCTCTCGCCGCTCGGCGTGTCGGCGTCGGCCGGGACCCTGCGGGGGCCGGGCGTCACCCTCGCGCACGCCTGGACGCCCCAGGGCGTCGCCGCGGACCCCGTCACGAACGGCGCCCAGGTGCTGCACCTGGCCGTCGCCGTCTGCGTGCTGAACGACGTGTACCGCGAGGCGCGCGCGCTCGGGGTCGAGGTGCGCGGCGTGCGGGTCGTCGCCGACGGCGGCTTCGACGAGGCGTGGCGCTCGACGGGCGTCACGTACCGGGTGCAGGTGGACGGCCCGACGTCCGCGGACGCCGAGCGGCTGCTCGCCCGCGTGGACGAGGTGGCCGAGGTGCCCCGCGCGCTGCGGTTCGGCGTACCCGTGGCCCGGGCTTGA
- a CDS encoding catalase has product MADDDRTLTTRQGHPVQDNQNQRTVGSRGPATLENYHFLEKISHFDRERIPERVVHARGFVAYGEFEATGKIGDEPASTYTRAKLFAEPGKKTQLAIRFSTVIGGRDSSEVARDPRGFAVKFYTEDGNWDVVGNNLAVFFIRDAIKFPDVIHALKPDPVTFRQEPNRIFDFMSQTPESMHMLTHLFSPRGIPATYRHMEGFGVNTYKMVNAAGETVLVKFHWHPRQGVASLTDEEAAKVQGQDLGSASKDLYEAIERGDFPQWDMYVQIMEDHDHPELDWDPLDDTKIWPEDQFPLRHVGTMTLNRNVDDFHDENEQIAMGTGVIVDGLDFSDDKMLVGRTFSYSDTQRYRVGPNYLQLPVNQARGREGRVHTNQRGGQMSYGVDLAPGQNPHVNYEPSIHGGLHEAERQPNLPPEIRGQLTQAPLERTNDYVQARGRYNTMNDWERDELVKTLGGLLADCERDVQERMLWHLFLVHDDYGTRVGERLGMTADDVRHLEPLPTQRLTDDERKRLENLGHNGDVVDPTQWGRWTSSVVNHRASAEDVLAGTLGRLPYTDDAAPAAAG; this is encoded by the coding sequence ATGGCAGACGACGACCGCACCCTCACCACGCGACAGGGCCACCCGGTCCAGGACAACCAGAACCAGCGCACCGTCGGCAGCCGCGGACCCGCGACGCTGGAGAACTACCACTTCCTCGAGAAGATCAGCCACTTCGACCGTGAGCGGATCCCGGAGCGCGTGGTGCACGCGCGCGGGTTCGTCGCGTACGGCGAGTTCGAGGCGACCGGGAAGATCGGCGACGAGCCCGCCTCGACGTACACGCGGGCCAAGCTCTTCGCCGAGCCGGGCAAGAAGACGCAGCTCGCGATCCGGTTCTCGACCGTGATCGGCGGGCGCGACTCCTCGGAGGTGGCGCGCGACCCGCGCGGCTTCGCCGTGAAGTTCTACACCGAGGACGGCAACTGGGACGTCGTCGGCAACAACCTGGCCGTGTTCTTCATCCGCGACGCGATCAAGTTCCCCGACGTCATCCACGCCCTCAAGCCGGACCCGGTGACGTTCCGGCAGGAGCCGAACCGCATCTTCGACTTCATGAGCCAGACGCCCGAGTCGATGCACATGCTGACGCACCTGTTCAGCCCGCGCGGCATCCCGGCGACGTACCGCCACATGGAGGGCTTCGGGGTCAACACCTACAAGATGGTGAACGCCGCCGGCGAGACGGTGCTCGTGAAGTTCCACTGGCACCCGCGCCAGGGCGTGGCCTCGCTGACGGACGAGGAGGCCGCGAAGGTGCAGGGCCAGGACCTGGGCTCGGCGTCCAAGGACCTGTACGAGGCGATCGAGCGCGGCGACTTCCCGCAGTGGGACATGTACGTGCAGATCATGGAGGACCACGACCACCCCGAGCTCGACTGGGACCCGCTGGACGACACGAAGATCTGGCCCGAGGACCAGTTCCCGCTGCGGCACGTCGGCACGATGACGCTGAACCGCAACGTGGACGACTTCCACGACGAGAACGAGCAGATCGCCATGGGCACGGGCGTGATCGTGGACGGCCTGGACTTCTCGGACGACAAGATGCTGGTCGGCCGCACGTTCAGCTACTCCGACACCCAGCGCTACCGGGTGGGCCCGAACTACCTGCAGCTGCCGGTCAACCAGGCCCGCGGCCGCGAGGGCCGGGTGCACACCAACCAGCGCGGCGGGCAGATGTCGTACGGCGTCGACCTGGCGCCCGGCCAGAACCCGCACGTGAACTACGAGCCGTCGATCCACGGCGGGCTGCACGAGGCCGAGCGGCAGCCGAACCTGCCGCCGGAGATCCGCGGGCAGCTCACGCAGGCGCCGCTCGAGCGCACGAACGACTACGTCCAGGCCCGGGGCCGGTACAACACCATGAACGACTGGGAGCGCGACGAGCTCGTGAAGACCCTCGGCGGGCTGCTGGCCGACTGCGAGCGCGACGTGCAGGAGCGGATGCTCTGGCACCTGTTCCTGGTGCACGACGACTACGGCACCCGGGTCGGCGAGCGCCTCGGCATGACCGCCGACGACGTGCGCCACCTCGAGCCCCTGCCGACGCAGCGGCTCACCGACGACGAGCGCAAGCGCCTGGAGAACCTGGGACACAACGGCGACGTGGTCGACCCCACCCAGTGGGGCCGGTGGACGAGCTCGGTCGTCAACCACCGGGCGTCCGCCGAGGACGTCCTGGCCGGCACGCTCGGCCGCCTGCCCTACACCGACGACGCGGCGCCGGCCGCGGCGGGCTGA